In the genome of Paenibacillus sp. FSL R5-0766, one region contains:
- a CDS encoding MATE family efflux transporter — protein MNTNWTHPLEGQSVGKAFISYLVPSVLGMLVVAFNFIIDGIMVGHKLGSTAMAGIGIASPVYTLFVAMSLWIGMGGATLYSNAMGRKDIPSAKQIFTKSIMLIMLVTVAIGYVAFTFKDKLVYSLGANAETFPFASDYMNIMLLFGFVFTIENALSIFVRNDGNPNTSMYAQITFAVANIIINYITLYVLEWGVRGVALGTIVSASLALLVLFTHFFKKTNNLTFTRFKWNNKLLASLLLIGFPSFLAELGMSVFSVSHNISMDRIAGTDGVASFTVLNYIHGVVLLAFLGLASAAQPLISYYHGANKIKRVQQTIRLATKTALACGLLLLVVVQIGAPYFVQIFGNFSSGVTDNAVYGLRIFTFAYVFMGVNFVMSTYFQSVGNAKMAIWITAAREMIIMIALIAVLPSFFGVTGVWLAVPLSEMLVLATIAVYYRKRSLTDRINALRPE, from the coding sequence ATGAATACGAATTGGACGCATCCATTGGAAGGGCAATCTGTAGGTAAAGCTTTTATAAGTTACCTCGTGCCTTCTGTATTGGGGATGCTGGTAGTTGCTTTTAATTTTATTATCGACGGCATTATGGTTGGACACAAACTGGGCTCTACCGCGATGGCCGGGATCGGCATTGCCTCACCTGTTTACACTCTTTTTGTTGCCATGTCACTGTGGATTGGTATGGGCGGGGCAACCTTGTACTCCAACGCTATGGGTAGAAAAGATATCCCATCAGCCAAACAAATTTTCACCAAATCCATTATGCTCATTATGTTAGTTACGGTAGCCATTGGATATGTTGCATTTACATTCAAAGACAAGCTGGTATACTCCCTCGGTGCAAACGCCGAGACCTTCCCGTTTGCTTCGGACTATATGAATATCATGTTGTTGTTCGGGTTTGTTTTCACCATTGAGAATGCACTCTCTATCTTTGTACGAAACGATGGGAATCCCAACACATCCATGTACGCTCAGATTACGTTTGCTGTAGCCAATATCATCATCAATTATATAACATTGTATGTACTCGAATGGGGTGTACGCGGTGTGGCCCTCGGTACAATTGTATCGGCGTCTCTTGCGTTACTTGTCCTGTTCACTCATTTTTTCAAAAAAACAAATAATCTCACATTCACCCGGTTCAAATGGAACAACAAACTGCTGGCTTCCCTTCTACTCATTGGTTTCCCCAGCTTTCTGGCTGAACTTGGCATGTCGGTCTTCTCTGTCTCTCACAATATCTCCATGGACCGCATTGCAGGCACGGATGGTGTAGCATCCTTTACCGTGTTGAACTATATTCATGGTGTTGTATTGTTGGCTTTCCTGGGTCTGGCATCCGCTGCCCAACCTCTGATAAGCTATTATCACGGTGCCAATAAGATTAAACGGGTACAACAAACGATACGTTTAGCCACTAAAACAGCTCTGGCATGCGGTCTATTGTTACTGGTTGTTGTTCAGATCGGTGCACCTTATTTCGTGCAAATCTTTGGAAACTTCAGTAGCGGCGTAACGGATAATGCCGTTTACGGATTACGTATATTCACATTTGCCTATGTGTTTATGGGTGTTAACTTTGTTATGAGCACCTATTTCCAATCTGTGGGTAATGCCAAAATGGCCATCTGGATTACAGCTGCGCGTGAAATGATTATCATGATTGCGTTGATTGCAGTCCTGCCTTCATTCTTTGGTGTCACGGGTGTGTGGCTTGCCGTACCGCTGTCCGAAATGCTGGTTCTCGCAACCATAGCCGTATACTATAGAAAACGATCCCTTACGGATCGAATAAACGCGTTGCGCCCTGAGTAG
- a CDS encoding class I SAM-dependent methyltransferase, translating into MKQNKYDEAEFFDNYSKMARSVQGLDAAGEWHELQTLLPDLKDKRVLDLGCGFGWHCRYAREQQASSVIGVDLSENMLQRAREMTDDPQIQYKQLAIEDIDFAPGQFDVVISSLALHYIERLDTVYAKINDCLIEGGTFVLSSEHPIFTARAAQDWHYGPTGEILHWPVDDYHDEGKRVANFLNQDVVKYHRTLATHLNELIKAGFAIQKVAESKPSPEMIEQVPGMRDENRRPMFLMIAAVKI; encoded by the coding sequence ATGAAACAAAATAAATACGATGAAGCTGAATTTTTCGACAACTATAGTAAGATGGCTCGTTCCGTTCAAGGGCTGGATGCAGCCGGGGAGTGGCATGAATTGCAGACTCTTTTGCCTGATTTGAAGGACAAGCGTGTGCTGGATTTGGGATGTGGTTTTGGGTGGCACTGCCGGTATGCGCGAGAGCAGCAAGCGAGTTCAGTGATCGGTGTAGATCTGTCTGAAAATATGCTTCAGCGTGCTCGTGAAATGACGGACGACCCGCAGATCCAGTATAAGCAGCTGGCAATTGAAGATATTGATTTTGCACCAGGACAATTCGACGTTGTGATTAGTTCACTTGCCTTGCATTATATTGAACGGTTAGACACGGTGTACGCTAAAATCAATGATTGTCTTATTGAAGGGGGCACATTTGTACTATCTTCCGAACATCCCATCTTCACCGCTCGCGCTGCCCAGGATTGGCATTACGGACCCACAGGTGAGATTCTTCACTGGCCCGTGGATGATTACCACGATGAAGGCAAGCGTGTGGCGAACTTTTTGAATCAGGATGTGGTCAAATATCATCGCACACTGGCAACACATCTCAATGAACTGATTAAGGCGGGGTTTGCTATTCAAAAGGTGGCTGAATCCAAACCATCACCGGAGATGATTGAACAGGTTCCTGGCATGAGAGACGAGAATCGAAGACCGATGTTTCTGATGATTGCTGCGGTTAAAATATAA
- a CDS encoding RNA polymerase sigma factor codes for MDDQLLAQAQTIDNYTLGSIMDDYGNDVWNYAYFLTKSAEQADELSQEVFIRAYSGIAHYRGDCSLKTWLLTITRNTTFTYRKSRFFRSSLWGETLPIETERGDSSQRVMIAEQSAHPSAEMEVMRKEHIHEIWDIVLALPNKFREILLLNLKYELTTSEIAEMLKISLGTVKSRLSRGKDKVRKQWEERSK; via the coding sequence TTGGATGATCAATTACTGGCACAGGCTCAGACCATAGACAATTACACACTAGGTAGCATAATGGATGACTACGGAAATGACGTCTGGAATTATGCTTATTTTCTGACCAAAAGTGCCGAACAGGCAGATGAATTGTCACAGGAGGTATTTATTCGGGCGTACTCGGGGATCGCTCATTATCGTGGAGATTGCTCACTGAAAACATGGCTGTTGACGATTACTAGGAACACCACTTTTACATATCGAAAATCCAGATTTTTTCGTAGCAGCCTGTGGGGAGAGACGTTACCCATTGAGACAGAGCGTGGGGATTCGAGCCAAAGAGTCATGATTGCAGAGCAGTCTGCACATCCTTCGGCCGAGATGGAAGTGATGCGTAAGGAGCATATCCATGAAATCTGGGATATTGTTCTGGCGTTGCCAAATAAGTTCCGGGAGATTCTTTTGCTGAATCTGAAATATGAGCTTACGACGAGTGAGATTGCTGAGATGTTGAAAATCAGCTTAGGCACAGTAAAATCCAGACTTTCCCGAGGTAAGGATAAGGTACGGAAACAATGGGAGGAGCGAAGCAAATGA
- a CDS encoding DUF523 domain-containing protein: MKYLVSSCLAGVACRYNGTASLDEKIQELVEKEQAKMVCPELLGGFSTPREPAEIIAGTGKDVLAGTAKVIEKSGKDVTELYIKGAYQTLEWARELNVSCVVLKEFSPSCGTQMIYDGNFANHKVTGEGVTSALLRQEGYTVISENEWMEQL; encoded by the coding sequence ATGAAATATTTGGTGAGTTCATGTCTGGCGGGGGTAGCTTGCCGTTACAATGGAACAGCGAGCCTGGATGAGAAAATTCAGGAGCTTGTGGAGAAGGAGCAGGCTAAGATGGTATGTCCGGAGCTGCTTGGCGGATTCTCCACTCCACGGGAACCAGCTGAAATTATCGCTGGCACGGGCAAGGATGTACTGGCAGGCACTGCAAAAGTGATCGAGAAAAGTGGCAAGGATGTCACAGAGCTGTATATTAAGGGAGCCTATCAGACGCTTGAATGGGCGCGAGAATTGAATGTATCGTGTGTGGTACTGAAGGAGTTTAGTCCGTCCTGTGGTACACAGATGATCTATGATGGGAATTTTGCCAATCACAAGGTAACTGGTGAAGGTGTCACATCAGCATTGCTGCGACAAGAAGGATATACCGTCATTTCTGAAAATGAGTGGATGGAGCAACTATAG
- a CDS encoding methyl-accepting chemotaxis protein, translating to MSIQSKPKYKKGNKLKNMKLTTTMVIMTVISLIGLFTVFLIGIFGMNEAKTGQGILYNDRFQHQTNVLELKSNFYNMRANYTKVLDNAEYTDKQYDQVQKGKKSITDGLNEFSARTLDTKEKEIFADLVAKMDTYYQDIEQIMDTKKMSGTYDSEERGRINKSSTAIVETITLLSAYNEEESAKLYADTQEVIQQRALVLGSVLLFSLAALILISFVMIRSIRQRMKAITRYCEEITQGNLTASLDPHLTQGNNEISVIARAIRTMTDSTTNVIRGVVQESHHINQVSDLTNQNMAGLNERIREVSATVEELSAAMEEASAHTENMNHSAAEMQQGAEYISEQTSKQAESAYVTSTKAEKLKQEARESSRAAIDMYDHTSKKMSEALERATAVDQIGILSQSILDVTAQTNLLALNASIEAARAGEAGRGFAVVASEIRKLADDSRQAADQIQQVTEEVMQSVTNLSSNAKELLSFMFNQVGKDYKLLEDTAEQYYVDSLDHANAVKDLNATSQQVTANIKILVGSIHEIASASEQSAASSQEIAGHMVASAAQSVEVVKQSDQVKDSALNLNKLVQDFKI from the coding sequence ATGTCAATTCAGTCTAAGCCAAAATATAAGAAAGGAAATAAACTCAAAAATATGAAATTAACAACAACGATGGTCATCATGACTGTGATTAGTCTAATCGGCTTGTTTACTGTCTTTCTGATCGGAATTTTCGGAATGAACGAAGCAAAAACGGGACAAGGAATCCTCTACAATGACCGTTTCCAGCATCAAACCAATGTTCTTGAATTGAAAAGTAATTTCTATAATATGCGTGCCAATTATACAAAGGTTCTTGATAATGCAGAGTACACCGACAAACAGTACGATCAGGTTCAGAAGGGTAAGAAGAGTATCACGGATGGCTTGAATGAATTTTCAGCAAGAACATTGGATACCAAAGAAAAAGAGATATTTGCAGATTTGGTAGCAAAGATGGATACATATTATCAGGATATTGAGCAAATCATGGATACCAAAAAGATGTCAGGCACCTACGATAGTGAAGAGAGAGGAAGAATTAACAAAAGCAGTACAGCGATTGTGGAGACGATCACCCTTTTGAGTGCGTATAACGAAGAAGAGTCAGCCAAGCTCTATGCGGATACACAAGAAGTGATTCAGCAGCGAGCATTGGTGCTCGGTTCGGTTCTTTTGTTTTCACTTGCAGCACTCATTCTTATTTCATTTGTAATGATTCGCAGTATACGTCAACGAATGAAAGCAATTACCCGTTATTGTGAAGAAATAACGCAAGGCAACTTAACGGCATCCCTAGATCCACATCTAACACAGGGAAATAATGAGATAAGTGTCATCGCACGAGCTATTCGTACAATGACCGATTCCACAACCAATGTCATTCGTGGTGTAGTTCAGGAATCTCATCATATCAACCAGGTTAGTGATCTTACCAACCAGAACATGGCTGGTCTGAATGAACGGATTCGTGAAGTATCAGCTACAGTTGAAGAGCTCTCGGCTGCAATGGAAGAGGCTTCAGCCCATACGGAAAATATGAATCATTCGGCTGCTGAGATGCAACAGGGAGCTGAATATATATCGGAACAGACATCTAAACAAGCAGAGTCCGCCTATGTGACCAGCACGAAGGCTGAAAAGTTGAAGCAGGAAGCCCGCGAATCGAGCCGAGCAGCCATAGACATGTATGATCATACGAGTAAGAAGATGTCAGAAGCGCTGGAACGTGCAACAGCTGTAGATCAGATTGGTATATTATCTCAGTCTATTTTGGATGTTACAGCGCAGACTAATCTGCTTGCACTCAATGCATCCATTGAAGCTGCAAGGGCTGGAGAAGCAGGCAGAGGTTTTGCGGTTGTTGCAAGCGAGATTCGAAAGTTGGCTGATGATTCCAGACAGGCTGCCGATCAAATTCAGCAGGTCACGGAAGAAGTTATGCAGTCTGTAACCAATCTGTCCTCGAATGCCAAAGAGTTGCTATCCTTTATGTTCAATCAGGTTGGCAAAGATTATAAATTATTGGAGGATACAGCTGAACAGTATTATGTCGATTCCCTTGATCATGCCAATGCAGTTAAAGATCTCAATGCAACCTCACAACAAGTGACTGCGAATATCAAAATACTAGTGGGCTCCATTCACGAGATTGCATCAGCCAGTGAACAATCCGCTGCATCCAGTCAGGAAATCGCAGGACATATGGTCGCCTCTGCTGCGCAATCTGTGGAAGTAGTTAAACAATCTGATCAAGTCAAGGATAGTGCATTAAATCTGAATAAGCTGGTTCAAGATTTCAAGATTTAA
- a CDS encoding NAD(P)H-dependent oxidoreductase, which produces MEVTTKSKTKEDILKAYHFRHATKIFDATRKISEEDFQFILETGRLSPSSIGLEPWKFLIVQNPNLRKRLSEFSSGAQKQLATASHFVVILARSDASYNSPYAEYMLKETKGMPNNVFELTSEAYGKFQNNQKILDNPRSLFDWASKQTYIALGNMMTAAAQIEIDSCPIEGFSREDVHRIMEEEGLLENGAWGVSMMAAFGYRAEEPQREKSRQSVEKITQWIN; this is translated from the coding sequence ATGGAAGTTACAACAAAGTCAAAGACAAAGGAAGACATCTTAAAGGCGTATCATTTCCGGCATGCAACAAAGATATTTGATGCTACCCGCAAAATCTCGGAAGAGGATTTTCAATTTATATTGGAAACAGGCAGATTATCACCAAGTTCCATTGGTCTTGAACCGTGGAAGTTTCTGATTGTACAAAATCCGAACCTGCGTAAGCGTCTATCCGAATTCTCTTCCGGCGCTCAAAAGCAATTGGCTACAGCAAGCCATTTTGTTGTTATTTTGGCCCGGTCCGATGCCAGTTATAATTCTCCTTATGCGGAGTACATGTTGAAGGAAACAAAGGGAATGCCAAATAACGTATTTGAGCTAACAAGTGAGGCTTATGGAAAGTTCCAAAATAACCAGAAAATTCTGGATAATCCACGATCATTATTCGACTGGGCATCTAAACAAACTTATATTGCACTTGGCAACATGATGACGGCGGCAGCTCAGATCGAGATTGATTCTTGTCCAATCGAAGGTTTCAGCCGTGAGGACGTCCACCGTATTATGGAAGAAGAGGGCTTGCTGGAAAATGGCGCATGGGGCGTCTCTATGATGGCAGCCTTCGGTTATCGGGCAGAGGAGCCCCAGCGTGAGAAGTCCCGACAATCCGTTGAGAAAATCACGCAATGGATTAACTGA
- a CDS encoding MarR family transcriptional regulator: MPKYNAIALIARIRDHVNKRIVHELEHHEVTGIVPSHGDVLMFLYREETLSIKMLAERVQRTQPTVTVLVNKLEKLGYVERNKSAEDSRVTMIRLTEQGKRLEPIFHQVSEQINDIIYSGLSDEQSEQLESLLSIIVRKL, from the coding sequence ATGCCTAAATACAACGCAATTGCACTGATTGCAAGAATCAGGGACCATGTCAACAAACGGATTGTACACGAATTGGAACATCATGAGGTAACAGGGATTGTTCCTTCTCATGGAGATGTGTTGATGTTCTTGTACCGGGAAGAGACGCTGTCGATCAAGATGTTGGCTGAACGTGTTCAACGCACGCAACCAACGGTAACGGTACTGGTCAACAAGCTGGAGAAGCTTGGCTATGTTGAACGCAACAAGAGTGCGGAAGATAGCCGGGTGACGATGATTCGCCTAACCGAACAGGGGAAGCGACTCGAACCGATCTTTCATCAGGTATCAGAGCAGATTAATGACATCATCTATAGTGGCCTGTCCGATGAACAGTCGGAGCAATTGGAGAGCTTGCTGTCCATTATTGTCCGAAAGTTATAA
- a CDS encoding NAD(P)H-dependent oxidoreductase has translation MKHLIIYAHPHTDSLNNAILNTAVEALEAQGHEVVVRDLYKLGFQPVLTEADTASMRAGQTPQDIATEQEFVTNAEVITFIYPIWWTGLPAILKGYVDRVFAYGFAYAAGEAGIEKLLTGKKGLIINTHGTPSEIYDQIGMTAGLKITSDVGIFDFVGIETVDHLLFGSIGYLDAPAYQAMLDQVKQTVTTKF, from the coding sequence ATGAAACATCTTATCATATATGCTCACCCGCACACAGACAGCTTGAATAACGCAATCCTCAATACTGCTGTAGAAGCTCTCGAAGCTCAAGGCCATGAAGTAGTCGTTCGTGACTTATATAAGCTTGGATTCCAACCCGTACTGACTGAAGCCGATACAGCTTCCATGCGCGCAGGACAGACACCACAGGATATCGCTACGGAACAAGAGTTTGTTACGAATGCAGAAGTTATCACATTCATCTATCCGATCTGGTGGACAGGTCTTCCTGCCATTCTGAAAGGGTACGTTGACCGTGTATTCGCCTATGGTTTTGCGTATGCAGCAGGTGAAGCAGGAATCGAGAAATTGCTGACAGGCAAAAAAGGCCTCATTATCAACACCCATGGTACACCAAGTGAAATTTATGATCAGATCGGCATGACTGCTGGACTGAAAATAACTTCAGATGTAGGTATCTTCGATTTTGTAGGTATTGAAACCGTAGATCATCTGCTCTTCGGTAGTATTGGATATCTGGATGCACCAGCATATCAAGCGATGTTGGATCAGGTTAAACAGACGGTAACGACCAAATTCTAA
- a CDS encoding metalloregulator ArsR/SmtB family transcription factor, with the protein MEPILIFKALSNETRRQILLWLKNPEQHFPPLELSQHPDGGKNGICVGTIQVKAGLAQSVISSYLLTMLKAGLLLSERRGQWTYYRRNEETIRQFAEYVQNEL; encoded by the coding sequence ATGGAACCTATACTTATATTCAAAGCATTATCGAACGAGACACGTAGACAAATCTTGTTGTGGCTCAAAAACCCGGAGCAACACTTTCCACCGCTGGAACTATCACAGCATCCGGATGGTGGCAAGAACGGAATCTGTGTTGGTACGATTCAAGTGAAGGCTGGACTGGCTCAGTCGGTTATATCCAGTTATCTGCTGACTATGCTCAAGGCAGGATTGCTGCTCTCCGAGCGAAGAGGACAATGGACGTATTATCGGCGCAACGAGGAGACAATCCGTCAGTTTGCCGAGTACGTGCAGAACGAGTTATAA
- a CDS encoding LLM class flavin-dependent oxidoreductase: MTTENTATSHKEHIHDVKLSILDLAPVVVGATPADALRNSLDLAQHAEQWGYHRYWVAEHHNMPGIASSATSVVIGYLAGGTKTIRLGSGGIMLPNHAPLVIAEQFGTLESLYPGRIDLGLGRAPGSDRRTSLALRKDLNSGEDFPELLAELRAYFDASATSYHAPVRAVPGEGLNIPIYLLGSSDFSARLAGQLGLPFAFASHFSPDYTRIALETYRNNFQPSESLKEPHVIVGVNAVVADTDEEAAWLGTTMQQQFLNIIRGTTGLVQPPAEMEGKWTDREKAGVEQTLKAAVNGSPETVRGQLESFIRQTQADELIITSMIYDHKARLHSYELIAQLAGKA, translated from the coding sequence ATGACTACAGAAAATACAGCTACATCCCATAAAGAACATATTCATGACGTTAAGCTTTCCATCCTGGATCTGGCTCCTGTTGTAGTGGGTGCAACACCTGCTGATGCACTGCGCAACAGCCTGGATCTGGCACAGCATGCAGAGCAGTGGGGATATCACCGTTACTGGGTAGCTGAACATCACAACATGCCGGGTATTGCTTCATCCGCAACTTCGGTTGTTATTGGATATCTGGCTGGTGGAACCAAAACGATTCGTCTGGGTTCAGGAGGCATCATGTTGCCCAACCATGCACCGCTTGTCATCGCTGAGCAGTTCGGCACACTGGAATCCTTGTATCCTGGCAGAATTGATCTGGGACTGGGTCGCGCACCAGGTAGTGACCGCCGTACATCGCTTGCACTACGCAAAGATCTGAACAGTGGGGAAGATTTCCCTGAGTTGTTGGCAGAACTTAGAGCATACTTTGATGCTTCGGCGACGTCTTATCATGCGCCTGTTCGCGCAGTTCCTGGAGAAGGATTGAATATTCCGATTTACCTCTTGGGGTCCAGTGATTTCAGTGCACGTCTGGCAGGTCAGCTAGGATTGCCGTTTGCTTTTGCCAGCCACTTCTCGCCCGATTACACCCGGATTGCATTAGAGACGTATCGAAACAACTTCCAACCATCTGAAAGCTTGAAGGAGCCGCATGTGATTGTTGGTGTTAACGCTGTTGTTGCAGATACAGACGAGGAAGCAGCATGGCTGGGTACAACGATGCAGCAGCAGTTCCTGAACATTATTCGTGGCACAACGGGATTGGTACAGCCTCCGGCAGAGATGGAAGGCAAATGGACGGATCGTGAGAAGGCTGGTGTTGAGCAGACGCTCAAGGCAGCTGTTAATGGTTCACCAGAAACGGTACGTGGACAGCTGGAATCCTTTATTCGGCAGACACAGGCAGATGAGCTGATTATTACGTCGATGATCTATGATCATAAGGCACGTCTGCACTCCTATGAGTTGATCGCACAATTGGCGGGAAAAGCTTAA
- a CDS encoding AI-2E family transporter has product MEQPEQPRVWPERFKRFFLNNKFVLFLLILLLVGLNVMVLTKVSFVLHPLAVLIKTIVLPIILSGILYYLLNPIVDVMERWKIKRGWSILILYLAIGGILTVVVLAVIPVVRNQIMGLIENFPTYSETVKQQFEELTGSQLFGQFQETVNLNSQDWWGTISQKATEILNSTWTKLGGFLGAFTETVLSIVTVPFILFYLLKDGKKLPAKILSFLPIKSRTGAMHVLEDINHQISSFIRGQIIVSFCIGILLYIGYMVIGLDYALILAIIASFTSVVPYLGPAIAITPALIVALVTSPVMLLKMVAVWTIVQLIEGKFISPQIMGKTLKIHPITIIFVILTSGNLFGVVGILLAVPGYAVLKVCVSHIFNWFKDRSGLYDPNKNNLL; this is encoded by the coding sequence ATGGAGCAACCTGAGCAACCCCGCGTTTGGCCGGAGCGGTTCAAGCGATTTTTTCTTAACAACAAGTTTGTCCTATTCCTGCTGATTCTGCTGTTGGTGGGACTGAACGTGATGGTTCTGACCAAAGTATCCTTTGTTCTTCATCCGCTCGCAGTACTCATTAAAACCATCGTGCTACCTATTATTCTGTCAGGAATACTCTATTATCTGCTGAATCCGATTGTGGATGTGATGGAAAGGTGGAAAATTAAGCGAGGCTGGTCCATTCTGATCCTGTATCTTGCGATTGGAGGCATTCTGACCGTTGTAGTGTTGGCAGTCATTCCGGTTGTGCGGAACCAGATTATGGGGCTGATCGAAAATTTCCCAACATACAGCGAGACGGTAAAACAGCAGTTTGAGGAACTCACGGGCAGCCAACTGTTCGGTCAGTTCCAGGAGACGGTGAATCTGAATTCGCAGGACTGGTGGGGAACAATCTCCCAAAAGGCTACTGAAATTCTGAACTCGACCTGGACCAAATTGGGCGGATTCCTCGGAGCTTTCACTGAGACCGTGCTGTCCATCGTAACGGTTCCGTTCATTCTGTTCTATCTGCTGAAAGACGGCAAGAAGCTGCCAGCGAAAATTCTGTCTTTCCTGCCGATCAAGAGCCGTACGGGCGCAATGCATGTACTGGAAGACATCAATCACCAGATCAGTTCATTCATTCGTGGACAGATTATCGTCAGCTTCTGCATCGGTATTCTGCTCTATATCGGTTATATGGTCATTGGCCTGGATTATGCACTGATTCTTGCCATTATCGCCTCGTTCACGAGTGTTGTTCCTTATCTGGGACCAGCAATTGCAATTACACCTGCGTTGATCGTGGCCCTGGTTACTTCGCCGGTGATGCTGCTGAAGATGGTTGCTGTATGGACAATCGTGCAGTTAATCGAAGGTAAATTCATCTCACCACAGATCATGGGCAAAACGCTGAAGATTCATCCTATCACGATTATCTTTGTCATTCTGACTTCGGGTAATCTGTTTGGAGTCGTGGGCATTCTGCTCGCTGTTCCAGGATACGCGGTGCTCAAAGTATGTGTATCACATATCTTCAACTGGTTTAAGGACAGATCGGGCCTGTACGACCCGAACAAGAACAATCTTTTATAA
- a CDS encoding metalloregulator ArsR/SmtB family transcription factor: MEQPVKAPSECDAACSGTEADVQTIRTSLIDRETSSEMADWFKAFSDPTRLRIIDALLQKELCVHDLTVLLDMGQSAISHQLRSLRNMRIVKRRKEGKTVYYSLDDAHIEQIFLQTLQHIKHS, from the coding sequence ATGGAACAACCGGTTAAAGCACCAAGCGAATGTGATGCAGCCTGCTCAGGTACTGAAGCCGACGTGCAGACGATTCGCACTTCACTCATAGATCGGGAGACCTCTTCCGAGATGGCAGATTGGTTCAAGGCATTCAGCGACCCCACACGTCTACGTATTATTGATGCGCTGTTACAGAAGGAATTATGTGTTCATGACCTGACGGTTCTGCTCGACATGGGACAGTCGGCCATTTCACACCAGCTGCGTTCACTCCGCAACATGCGGATCGTCAAGCGGCGTAAGGAAGGCAAGACCGTGTACTACTCTCTGGATGATGCTCATATTGAGCAGATTTTCCTGCAAACGCTCCAACATATTAAACACAGCTAG